One window of Mucilaginibacter inviolabilis genomic DNA carries:
- a CDS encoding carboxymuconolactone decarboxylase family protein: MPLINLPSEFPGIRSLFMYRPETAAPLNHLVQTLLHDPHPSLSAGERELIATYVSSLNTCKYCTTIHGAIAKHQLGNNAEIVSSVIADPETAPVSDKLKALLNIAAKVQSGGKNVTPDDVERARNTGASDIDIHDTVLIAAAFCMYNRYVDGLATWQPDNDELYDKMGEQRAREGYLTPPPKVTDMNLTETI, from the coding sequence ATGCCACTCATTAATTTACCCTCGGAATTTCCGGGTATCCGGAGCTTGTTCATGTACAGGCCAGAGACCGCGGCTCCCCTGAATCATTTGGTACAAACTTTACTGCATGATCCACACCCTTCATTAAGCGCCGGGGAGCGTGAGCTGATAGCTACGTATGTATCCAGTTTAAATACCTGTAAATATTGCACCACCATACATGGTGCTATTGCCAAACACCAATTAGGCAATAATGCCGAAATAGTGAGCAGCGTGATTGCCGATCCGGAAACAGCCCCTGTAAGCGATAAGCTTAAGGCATTATTAAATATCGCAGCCAAAGTACAATCAGGCGGAAAAAATGTTACTCCCGATGATGTAGAGCGTGCCCGTAATACAGGTGCCAGTGATATAGATATTCATGATACCGTGTTAATAGCGGCTGCATTTTGTATGTATAACCGTTATGTGGATGGCCTGGCTACCTGGCAGCCCGATAATGACGAATTATATGATAAAATGGGCGAACAACGTGCCCGCGAAGGGTACCTGACCCCTCCGCCAAAAGTAACCGATATGAACTTAACCGAAACCATATAA
- a CDS encoding carboxymuconolactone decarboxylase family protein, with protein sequence MAHIKLNNEELPGIIGLLNYRPETARPLLDLAETLLRGPSSLTSGEREIIAASVSYWNDCHFCHTSHAAAAAAHLKSGLNIIDDIKAGLPDTPVSDKLRSLLHIAHQVQRNGKNVTENDVEKARAEGATDTEIHDTVLIAAAFCMFNRYVDGLGTWAPGPNEAYAEMGERMAHVGYGKF encoded by the coding sequence ATGGCGCATATTAAATTAAACAACGAAGAACTGCCGGGTATCATCGGTTTATTGAACTACCGCCCGGAAACTGCCCGTCCTCTGCTTGACCTGGCTGAAACCTTATTGCGAGGGCCATCATCTTTAACCAGCGGCGAACGGGAAATTATAGCCGCATCGGTATCTTATTGGAACGATTGCCATTTCTGTCACACTTCACATGCTGCCGCGGCGGCAGCACATTTAAAAAGCGGACTGAATATTATTGACGATATCAAAGCTGGCTTGCCCGATACCCCGGTATCTGATAAGTTGCGTTCCTTGTTGCACATTGCACACCAGGTACAGCGCAATGGTAAAAACGTAACGGAAAATGACGTAGAAAAGGCCCGTGCAGAAGGGGCAACTGATACAGAGATACATGATACGGTACTGATAGCAGCCGCGTTTTGTATGTTTAACCGTTATGTAGATGGTTTAGGTACCTGGGCTCCAGGCCCCAACGAAGCCTACGCCGAAATGGGCGAACGTATGGCACATGTAGGTTATGGTAAATTCTGA
- a CDS encoding ThuA domain-containing protein, producing MSLKIKLICVLWLGLSFLLYSFKKPAPGPRVLVFSKTLGWHHSCIPFGIAAIQKLGKENGFEVDTTTNSALFTDDNLKKYQAVIFNCTTGNVLNAEEQAAFERYIQAGGGFAGVHSAADTEYDWPWYGKLVGAYFSSHPNNSNIRKATIDVTDRTNPITANLPARWERTDEWYNYKSIYSGIHVLASLDENTYDGGTNGADHPITWYHEYDGGRSFYTGCGHTDESYSDPLFLGQLLGGIKYAMGNGKPLDYTKAYSKVAPDQGRFVKTVLVNNIASPMELAVAKDGRVFFTQLYGNFSVYNTHTKQYKVIHKFPITDDGGTGVIGLNIDPQFETNGYVYIYYMPAGQTIEPLNFQLSRFTLSKQNVLDLKSEKILFKVPVQKVSGAHHGGSLAWDKNGNLYLSVGDSSSPFPSDGYAPLDERPGQEHYSLDAQRSAGNTNDLKGKILRIHPEPDGTYTIPDGNLFPKGTPKTRPEIYVMGCRNPYRIAVNPKTSVLYWGEIGPDAGHDSPRGPRGYDEFNQARKAGNFGWPYFVGKNFAYSHWDFATATPGPMFDPKAPVNNSPNNTGLNVLPPAMPAMIWYPYAASDEFPELGLGGRCAIGGDFYEYDANNPNPNKFPAYYDGTLFVADWMRNWVIDLRFDQNENYVRNDAFMPSTGDFRRPIDMQFGPDGVFYMLEYGSVYGAQNEDARLVKIEYNTGNRAPIAKAAITDAAMINLYQHTKYLTAELKTIPVKKEIAGQAPLTLTVNGQGSRDLDDDDQISYQWLFDGKTVGATTVSATHTYTKPGIYKAILKVTDKAGAVGRDTILVKVGNTVPSVSIASADNKSFIWKSKPFKYNVVVKDKEDKVIDPKRVKLFYVYNPQPSTDGKVVKSLAALSAAEVSYPGKALMAASDCKSCHTINKTAVGPSFTAIANRYKTQKGATDKLAKKIINGGAGSWGTEHLMSAHPQLSTPDTKEIVRYIFSLTDKKNKVMPLPLHGSLNLKFNDAEPRGEYTLLASYTDKGGKVVGPLTGTDVVTLRNADVKAVYADELKGFNRFKNDLSAGNHKSYVMFRDIDLSNIKKFVYRYASKDAAGEIEVRIDSQAGPVISSAAYTETGDWKKQASVTGEVQKPISGKHDIYFFAIKRTKPSEGILSIKDIQFE from the coding sequence ATGTCTCTCAAAATCAAACTCATCTGTGTTTTATGGCTTGGGCTTAGCTTTTTGCTGTATTCGTTTAAAAAGCCGGCTCCGGGGCCGCGTGTATTGGTGTTTTCAAAAACACTGGGCTGGCATCACTCCTGTATCCCGTTTGGTATAGCAGCTATTCAAAAGCTGGGCAAGGAGAACGGTTTTGAGGTGGATACTACCACCAATTCCGCGCTTTTTACCGACGATAATCTTAAAAAATATCAGGCGGTGATATTTAACTGTACTACCGGCAATGTGCTCAACGCCGAAGAGCAGGCCGCCTTTGAGCGATATATACAGGCTGGTGGTGGTTTTGCCGGCGTACATTCGGCGGCAGATACCGAGTACGACTGGCCCTGGTATGGTAAACTGGTAGGGGCATACTTTTCCAGTCATCCCAATAATTCCAATATCCGCAAGGCTACTATTGATGTTACCGACCGTACCAACCCCATCACGGCCAATTTACCGGCCCGCTGGGAGCGTACCGACGAATGGTATAATTATAAATCCATCTACAGCGGCATCCATGTGTTGGCCAGTTTGGACGAAAATACCTATGATGGTGGTACCAACGGCGCCGACCATCCCATTACCTGGTACCACGAGTATGATGGCGGTCGCTCCTTTTATACCGGTTGCGGTCATACCGACGAAAGTTACAGCGATCCGCTGTTCCTGGGGCAATTGTTAGGCGGCATCAAATACGCTATGGGGAATGGCAAGCCTTTAGATTATACTAAGGCTTACTCCAAAGTAGCGCCCGATCAGGGCCGCTTTGTAAAAACCGTACTGGTAAATAACATTGCTTCGCCTATGGAACTGGCCGTGGCTAAAGATGGCCGGGTGTTTTTTACGCAGTTGTACGGTAATTTTTCGGTGTATAATACGCATACCAAACAGTACAAGGTAATTCATAAATTCCCCATTACTGACGATGGCGGAACGGGTGTTATCGGTCTCAATATCGATCCCCAGTTTGAAACCAATGGCTATGTTTACATCTATTATATGCCTGCCGGGCAAACTATCGAACCATTAAATTTTCAACTGTCAAGGTTTACTTTAAGTAAGCAGAATGTGCTCGACCTCAAATCAGAAAAGATTTTATTTAAAGTGCCGGTTCAAAAGGTGAGCGGTGCGCATCATGGCGGTTCGCTGGCCTGGGATAAGAATGGTAACCTGTATCTTTCTGTCGGCGATAGCTCCAGTCCCTTTCCCTCCGATGGTTATGCGCCGCTGGATGAACGCCCCGGTCAGGAACACTATAGTCTGGATGCGCAGCGTAGCGCCGGTAATACCAACGATCTGAAAGGAAAGATCCTGCGTATCCACCCAGAGCCTGACGGTACTTATACCATCCCGGATGGCAACCTGTTTCCGAAAGGTACACCCAAAACCCGTCCCGAAATTTATGTAATGGGCTGTCGTAACCCGTACCGTATAGCCGTAAATCCCAAAACATCGGTGCTGTATTGGGGTGAGATAGGTCCCGATGCCGGGCACGATTCGCCACGAGGCCCGCGCGGCTATGATGAGTTTAATCAGGCCCGTAAAGCCGGTAATTTTGGCTGGCCATATTTTGTAGGCAAAAACTTCGCTTACTCACACTGGGATTTTGCTACTGCAACGCCCGGACCCATGTTTGATCCTAAAGCACCGGTAAATAACTCGCCAAATAATACCGGTTTAAATGTTTTGCCTCCGGCGATGCCCGCCATGATCTGGTATCCTTACGCTGCTTCGGATGAATTCCCCGAACTGGGTTTGGGTGGCCGCTGCGCCATCGGTGGCGATTTTTATGAGTATGATGCCAATAATCCTAACCCCAATAAATTTCCGGCGTATTATGACGGTACTTTGTTTGTGGCCGACTGGATGCGCAACTGGGTGATCGACCTGAGGTTTGATCAGAACGAAAATTATGTACGCAACGATGCCTTTATGCCCTCAACCGGCGATTTCAGGCGACCTATTGATATGCAGTTTGGGCCCGATGGCGTATTTTATATGCTGGAATACGGTTCGGTTTACGGCGCGCAGAACGAAGATGCCCGCCTGGTGAAAATTGAATACAATACCGGTAACCGTGCGCCGATAGCCAAAGCGGCTATTACCGATGCCGCCATGATTAACCTGTATCAGCACACCAAATACCTCACTGCCGAGTTGAAAACTATCCCGGTAAAAAAAGAAATAGCCGGTCAGGCACCGCTTACCTTAACCGTTAACGGGCAAGGCAGCCGCGATCTGGACGATGATGACCAGATTAGCTATCAATGGCTTTTTGATGGTAAAACGGTAGGGGCCACCACTGTTTCGGCAACACATACTTACACAAAACCAGGTATTTATAAAGCTATACTTAAAGTAACAGATAAGGCCGGTGCGGTAGGTCGTGATACCATACTGGTAAAGGTGGGTAATACCGTACCATCGGTAAGTATAGCCAGTGCCGATAATAAATCCTTCATCTGGAAAAGTAAGCCGTTTAAGTATAATGTGGTGGTGAAGGATAAGGAAGATAAGGTGATCGATCCAAAACGGGTAAAGTTGTTTTACGTTTATAACCCGCAGCCATCTACCGATGGTAAAGTTGTTAAAAGCCTCGCAGCTTTATCGGCTGCTGAAGTCAGTTACCCGGGCAAAGCTCTGATGGCCGCCAGCGATTGTAAATCGTGCCATACTATAAACAAAACCGCCGTAGGGCCAAGCTTTACAGCTATAGCCAATCGGTATAAAACACAAAAGGGAGCGACTGATAAATTGGCTAAAAAGATCATCAATGGTGGTGCCGGCAGTTGGGGAACGGAGCATTTGATGAGTGCTCATCCCCAATTATCAACTCCGGATACCAAAGAGATTGTACGGTATATTTTTTCGCTTACGGATAAAAAGAACAAAGTTATGCCACTGCCACTCCATGGCAGCCTGAATTTGAAATTCAATGATGCCGAACCACGTGGTGAATACACGCTGCTGGCGTCATACACCGATAAAGGCGGTAAAGTGGTTGGCCCGCTTACAGGTACCGATGTGGTTACCCTGCGTAATGCCGATGTAAAAGCAGTTTATGCTGATGAGCTGAAAGGGTTTAACCGCTTTAAAAATGATCTGTCGGCCGGTAACCATAAATCATATGTGATGTTCAGGGATATCGACCTCTCGAATATTAAAAAGTTTGTTTACCGATACGCGTCCAAAGACGCGGCAGGTGAAATTGAGGTACGTATTGATTCGCAGGCAGGTCCGGTGATCAGCTCCGCAGCTTATACTGAAACAGGCGACTGGAAAAAACAGGCCTCTGTAACCGGCGAAGTGCAGAAACCAATTAGCGGCAAGCATGACATCTACTTTTTTGCTATCAAAAGAACCAAACCAAGCGAGGGTATTTTGAGTATTAAAGATATACAGTTTGAATGA
- a CDS encoding TonB-dependent receptor plug domain-containing protein → MFSICLTAIQGLFCDHALAQAADTSREKITTDTVKSHHLKEVSIRAARLSLRNTSATPVQILKGTDLEKLNSLSVADAIRFFSGVQIKDYGGIGGLKTVNVRSLGTNHVAVFYDGVEFGNAQNGQVDLGKFSLDNIEEIDLYNAQKSTIFQPAKGFAAGASLYMMSKQPNFEAGSRTNGKLSFKTGSFGLVNPSLLWQYKLSDNVYSSISTEVIHANGRYRFRTTNGVTGYDTTAIRHNGDIDAQRVEAGLYGKLKDSSAWTLKGYLYHSDRGLPGPTVNNNFDSKQRQKEKDVFIQSSYNKKFSESYSLMLGAKYSDDHTEYFDPTITTTRGLLENKYDEHELYLSAANKFHINSFWDAAFSADYQRNTLDATQNDSAVYRFVRPTRNTILTALATEVHFKRFNAQASLLGTFVNDQVDTLQAAGKKTKFTPAVLLSWQPFDNPDFRLRSFYKSIFRLPSFNDLYYTFIGNSFLRPEYTKQYDVGFTYNKTFQQHTLIYFAIQTDAYYNQVTDKIVAIPGMNLARWTMYNLGKVHIRGLEINSQATWQLPGELFINTGISYTYQKAIDVTDPTDINYKQQIPYTPINSGSVLVGAEWRKFAFNYSYIYVASRYDSKYNAPENYLQPWYTHDISFSYTSNYNKHKIKLTGELNNVFSQENYIALNFPMPQINYRFTISSTF, encoded by the coding sequence ATGTTTTCTATTTGCCTTACAGCGATACAAGGCTTGTTTTGTGACCATGCTTTGGCGCAGGCGGCAGATACCAGTCGTGAAAAAATAACTACAGATACGGTTAAAAGCCACCATTTGAAAGAGGTTTCTATACGTGCCGCCCGCCTGTCTCTGCGTAATACATCGGCCACGCCTGTTCAAATACTTAAAGGCACAGATCTTGAAAAGCTGAACAGTCTTTCTGTAGCCGATGCCATCCGGTTTTTTTCGGGTGTACAAATAAAAGACTATGGTGGCATAGGAGGCTTAAAAACGGTTAACGTACGCAGTCTGGGTACTAACCATGTAGCTGTTTTTTATGATGGTGTAGAGTTCGGTAATGCTCAGAACGGACAGGTAGATCTGGGTAAGTTCTCGCTGGATAACATTGAAGAAATAGACCTATACAACGCCCAGAAAAGTACAATTTTTCAACCGGCTAAGGGCTTCGCTGCGGGGGCTTCCCTTTACATGATGTCCAAGCAACCAAATTTTGAAGCGGGTAGTCGCACCAATGGTAAGCTCAGTTTTAAAACAGGGTCATTCGGATTGGTAAACCCGTCATTGCTTTGGCAGTATAAATTGAGCGATAATGTTTACAGCAGCATAAGTACCGAAGTAATTCATGCCAATGGGCGTTACAGGTTCAGGACAACCAACGGTGTTACTGGCTATGATACCACGGCAATAAGGCACAATGGCGACATTGACGCGCAGCGTGTAGAAGCCGGATTGTATGGTAAGCTAAAAGATAGCAGTGCCTGGACGCTGAAGGGTTATCTATATCATTCGGACAGGGGATTACCCGGCCCTACTGTAAACAATAATTTCGATTCCAAACAGCGGCAAAAAGAAAAGGACGTTTTTATACAATCAAGCTACAACAAAAAGTTTAGTGAAAGTTATAGTTTAATGCTGGGTGCTAAATATTCTGATGATCATACAGAATACTTCGACCCCACAATAACCACTACACGGGGGCTACTCGAAAATAAATATGACGAGCACGAACTATACCTGTCAGCAGCTAATAAATTTCATATCAACTCCTTTTGGGATGCAGCGTTCTCTGCCGATTACCAGCGCAATACGCTCGATGCTACGCAAAATGATTCGGCAGTATACCGGTTTGTGCGACCCACACGCAATACTATATTAACAGCATTAGCTACCGAAGTTCATTTTAAACGCTTTAACGCACAGGCAAGCTTGCTGGGTACCTTTGTAAATGACCAGGTTGATACCCTGCAGGCCGCAGGTAAAAAAACAAAATTTACACCTGCAGTACTTTTATCATGGCAGCCATTTGATAATCCCGATTTCAGGTTAAGGAGTTTTTACAAGAGTATTTTCAGGCTGCCAAGTTTTAATGATCTGTATTACACTTTTATCGGGAACTCTTTTTTAAGGCCGGAGTATACCAAGCAATATGATGTAGGTTTTACTTATAATAAGACCTTTCAACAACATACCTTAATTTATTTTGCTATACAAACCGATGCCTACTATAACCAGGTAACAGATAAAATTGTAGCTATACCAGGTATGAACCTGGCGCGGTGGACGATGTACAACCTCGGTAAGGTGCATATCAGAGGACTTGAAATCAACTCGCAGGCAACCTGGCAATTACCCGGCGAGCTGTTTATTAATACGGGTATCAGCTACACTTATCAGAAAGCGATAGATGTAACAGACCCAACAGATATTAATTACAAACAGCAAATACCTTATACGCCGATCAACAGTGGTTCGGTATTGGTTGGTGCCGAGTGGCGTAAGTTCGCCTTTAACTACAGTTATATTTATGTTGCCAGCAGGTACGATTCAAAATATAATGCCCCGGAGAATTATTTGCAACCCTGGTATACCCATGATATAAGCTTTTCTTATACCTCCAATTATAACAAGCATAAAATAAAACTAACCGGCGAGTTAAATAATGTATTTAGTCAGGAAAATTATATAGCGCTCAATTTTCCGATGCCGCAAATTAACTATCGTTTTACCATAAGCTCAACTTTTTGA
- a CDS encoding sugar phosphate isomerase/epimerase family protein — MKKYTIILSVCLALGSSAFAQSGKPLFTNAIGVQAYTFRSSMPKATVAVLDTIKALGITELEGEGPKDMPKEQFKKLCDERGIKIPSVGAGYDDIVKDPQAIVKLAKTLGASYVMVAWIPHKKEFTLEDAKKAATDFNRVGKILKENGLTFCYHNHGYEFGKYEDGTLFDYIAKNTDPRYVSFEIDILWSFHGGQDPAQLINKYPSRMKLMHLKDIRKGVANDLTGGTDTRNDVALGTGQINIPEVLKAAKKAGIKHYFIEDESPSYSKQLPVTIAYIKSLKN, encoded by the coding sequence ATGAAAAAATATACCATTATCCTAAGTGTCTGTCTCGCACTCGGATCTTCGGCCTTTGCCCAAAGCGGCAAGCCACTTTTCACCAACGCTATAGGTGTACAGGCTTATACCTTTCGTAGCAGTATGCCCAAAGCTACTGTTGCTGTGTTGGATACCATTAAGGCCCTTGGTATAACCGAACTGGAAGGCGAGGGGCCAAAGGATATGCCCAAGGAACAATTTAAAAAGCTTTGCGATGAGCGCGGCATCAAAATTCCATCGGTTGGGGCAGGATATGACGATATTGTTAAAGATCCACAAGCTATAGTTAAGCTGGCTAAAACGCTGGGTGCAAGCTACGTGATGGTAGCCTGGATACCGCATAAAAAAGAGTTTACACTGGAGGATGCCAAAAAAGCGGCCACAGATTTTAACCGCGTGGGCAAAATATTAAAGGAAAACGGATTGACCTTTTGCTATCATAACCACGGCTATGAGTTTGGTAAATATGAGGACGGTACGCTGTTTGATTACATCGCCAAAAATACCGATCCGCGATATGTATCGTTCGAGATCGATATCCTGTGGTCGTTTCATGGCGGGCAGGATCCTGCACAGCTTATCAACAAATACCCTTCGCGCATGAAGCTCATGCACCTGAAAGATATTCGCAAAGGCGTAGCTAATGACCTTACCGGCGGTACGGATACCCGCAACGATGTAGCCCTGGGAACCGGGCAGATCAATATCCCCGAAGTGCTGAAGGCGGCCAAAAAGGCGGGCATTAAACATTATTTTATTGAAGATGAAAGTCCCTCATACAGCAAGCAGTTACCGGTTACTATAGCTTATATTAAAAGTTTAAAAAATTAA
- a CDS encoding sigma-70 family RNA polymerase sigma factor, which produces MSNNNDIATNVLTEPGKWVAQYADYLYTYAYTRINDEDLAKDLVQETFLAALEKLDQFKGNSSERTWLTAILKNKVIDVYRKKSSAFAQKTDVAEAEREQQDFFDHNDGHWNVEHRPKAFGIEEQDPLINKEFNYILQKCLQKLPALWLSVFTMKHMDDQSTDVICEELRVSPSNFWVIIHRTKLNLRACLQKNWI; this is translated from the coding sequence ATGTCAAACAATAATGATATCGCCACCAATGTGTTAACAGAGCCAGGTAAATGGGTGGCTCAATATGCCGATTATTTATACACGTACGCCTATACGCGCATTAACGATGAAGATCTGGCAAAGGACCTTGTTCAGGAAACTTTTCTGGCAGCCCTGGAAAAGCTCGATCAGTTTAAAGGCAACAGCTCTGAGCGTACCTGGTTAACGGCCATCCTTAAAAATAAGGTGATTGATGTGTATCGTAAAAAATCATCTGCATTTGCCCAAAAAACAGATGTGGCCGAAGCCGAACGGGAGCAACAGGATTTCTTTGATCACAACGATGGGCATTGGAATGTAGAACACCGCCCAAAAGCATTTGGAATTGAAGAACAGGATCCCTTAATCAATAAGGAGTTTAATTACATCCTGCAAAAATGTTTACAAAAACTGCCGGCGCTTTGGCTTTCGGTATTTACCATGAAACATATGGATGATCAATCTACCGATGTTATTTGTGAGGAACTGAGGGTTTCGCCCTCAAATTTCTGGGTTATTATACACCGCACCAAGCTTAATCTGAGGGCTTGTCTGCAAAAAAACTGGATTTAA
- a CDS encoding sugar phosphate isomerase/epimerase family protein, with protein MNFKSVNRRTALKTLGVAVGAAVIGSRSEAAISVDKNIHGFEYSLNMSTIRGQNLGFVKELETAAKAGFTSVEIWLDTLQAYLKNGGSITEAKKIADGLSITIQNAIGFAPWIVDDETVRKQALTQLQGEMDLLAKLGCKRIAAPPAGATKGDMINLDTVTERYNTILTMGRDTGVIPQLEMWGGSVNLKHISQVLYVALQSGHPDARVLLDVFHIYKGQSAVESLQLVGKPSLEIFHVNDYPSGINPEIISEPDRVYPGDGVAPLKRILQLVKHPEKPLIISCEVFNKSYYAQDALRVAQTALRKMKAATG; from the coding sequence ATGAATTTCAAATCTGTAAATAGAAGAACTGCATTGAAAACTTTAGGGGTAGCAGTGGGCGCTGCGGTTATCGGCAGCCGGTCCGAGGCAGCTATTAGTGTAGATAAGAACATACATGGCTTTGAATACTCTTTAAACATGAGTACCATCCGCGGGCAAAACCTGGGTTTTGTAAAGGAACTGGAAACTGCTGCCAAAGCTGGCTTTACTTCAGTGGAGATTTGGCTGGACACTTTGCAAGCCTATTTGAAAAACGGGGGCTCAATAACCGAGGCCAAAAAGATCGCCGATGGTCTGAGTATCACCATTCAAAATGCCATAGGTTTTGCGCCATGGATAGTGGATGATGAGACTGTGCGCAAACAAGCACTTACTCAGTTACAAGGCGAAATGGATCTGCTGGCCAAATTGGGTTGCAAGCGTATAGCTGCTCCGCCGGCAGGCGCAACCAAAGGTGATATGATCAATCTGGATACGGTAACAGAGCGGTATAACACCATCCTCACCATGGGCCGCGATACCGGTGTTATCCCACAATTGGAAATGTGGGGCGGATCGGTTAATCTGAAACACATCAGCCAGGTGCTGTATGTAGCCTTGCAAAGCGGGCATCCCGATGCCCGGGTATTGCTGGATGTTTTTCATATCTACAAAGGGCAATCGGCGGTAGAAAGTCTGCAATTAGTAGGTAAACCGTCGTTAGAGATATTTCATGTAAACGATTATCCGTCAGGTATAAATCCGGAGATTATTTCAGAACCCGACCGCGTATATCCTGGTGATGGTGTGGCGCCATTAAAGCGCATCCTGCAATTGGTAAAGCATCCCGAAAAGCCCCTCATTATATCGTGCGAGGTATTCAACAAAAGTTATTATGCCCAGGATGCTTTGCGTGTTGCTCAAACGGCCCTGCGTAAAATGAAAGCGGCTACGGGTTAG